Proteins from a genomic interval of Medicago truncatula cultivar Jemalong A17 chromosome 3, MtrunA17r5.0-ANR, whole genome shotgun sequence:
- the LOC25488967 gene encoding agamous-like MADS-box protein AGL62, translating into MSSGRKSRGRQKIEMKKMSNESNLQVTFSKRRSGLFKKASELCTLCGADVALVVFSPGEKVFSFGHPNVDTVIDRYLSRVPPQNNGTMQFIEAHRSANVRELNTQLTQINQLLDIEKKRAEELSHLLNGRDSILVGWSH; encoded by the coding sequence ATGTCAAGTGGAAGGAAAAGCCGAGGTCGCCAAAAGATTGAGATGAAAAAAATGAGCAACGAGAGCAACTTGCAAGTGACTTTCTCGAAGCGCCGTAGTGGTCTCTTCAAGAAAGCCAGTGAGCTTTGCACCCTCTGTGGTGCAGATGTTGCTCTCGTTGTTTTCTCACCTGGAGAGAAGGTATTTTCCTTTGGCCACCCCAATGTTGATACGGTCATAGATCGTTATCTCTCTCGGGTCCCACCCCAAAACAATGGTACCATGCAATTTATTGAGGCTCACCGAAGCGCCAACGTGCGCGAGCTCAATACTCAGCTGACTCAAATCAACCAGCTACTGGACATCGAGAAGAAACGTGCTGAAGAGCTGAGCCACTTGCTCAACGGCCGAGACTCAATTTTGGTGGGCTGGTCCCATTGA
- the LOC25488970 gene encoding agamous-like MADS-box protein AGL62 has product MSSGRKSRGRQKIEIKKISNESNLQVTFSKRRSGLFKKASELCTLCGADVALIVFSPGEKVFSFGHPNLDAVIDRYLSRVPPQNYGTMQFIEAHRSANVRELNTQLTQTNQLLDIEKKRAEELIHLRKTVETQFWWAGPIDGMNQAQLELFKKALDELKKIVDHHVDRLVIQGAPTQTFPFFVGSNSSFNMPLHHQLNPPQAQMLPAQFYQNPMLQPHLFGFNNIGGGGGNGPS; this is encoded by the coding sequence ATGTCAAGTGGAAGGAAAAGTCGAGGTCGCCAAAAGATTGAGATCAAAAAAATTAGCAACGAGAGCAACTTGCAAGTGACTTTCTCGAAGCGCCGTAGTGGGCTCTTCAAGAAAGCCAGTGAGCTTTGCACCCTATGCGGTGCAGATGTTGCTCTCATTGTTTTCTCACCTGGAGAGAAGGTATTTTCATTTGGCCACCCCAATCTTGATGCGGTCATAGATCGTTATCTCTCTCGGGTCCCACCCCAAAACTATGGTACCATGCAATTCATTGAGGCTCACCGTAGCGCCAACGTGCGCGAGCTCAATACTCAGCTGACTCAAACCAACCAGCTACTGGACATCGAGAAGAAACGTGCTGAAGAGTTGATCCACTTGCGTAAGACGGTCGAGACTCAATTTTGGTGGGCTGGTCCCATTGATGGGATGAATCAGGCCCAACTTGAATTATTCAAGAAGGCTCTAGATGAACTTAAGAAAATTGTTGATCATCATGTTGATAGGCTTGTAATCCAAGGTGCTCCCACTCAAACCTTTCCGTTTTTTGTTGGAAGCAATTCATCCTTTAACATGCCTCTCCATCATCAACTAAATCCTCCACAAGCTCAGATGCTTCCAGCACAGTTTTATCAGAACCCTATGTTGCAACCTCATTTGTTTGGCTTCAACAATATAGGGGGAGGAGGTGGAAATGGACCCTCCTGA
- the LOC25488972 gene encoding putative F-box/FBD/LRR-repeat protein At1g78760, with protein MSNSADEITIPPQLTKKVKLSSECENEDRLSDLPESVILHILSFLNTKHAVQTCVLSPIYKDLWKRLPALTLHNRDFRNFKIFTTFVSKILSLRDSSISLQSLDFQRHNGRFEPQLKKIVNYAISHNVQRLQLCVNCDIAQIPHSLFSFQPLTHLELSIVQRDRHSETEFPNSFSLPALTHLQLSVAQRDRNLKTQFLNSLSLPALTHLMLSGYSNLFPDSLDLPALTSLQLGHFTFCVSGNNCAEPFSNFSRLSSLLISDCTVKGKLCISSATLVNFTMYNHSEDFYMIELCTPSLCAFTFNGTPYQRIIGSNISSLKHVDIHAEIHSDTEAPPLFLYSWLLEFADIKSLTVTATALQVLCLFPDLLKHKHRSLGKLKSMKVEIDEILYGLRLTLCEYKLKTVKSKKEATRIKKAYASGSEPSPPVPDGIVDFLRQNSPTAKVDFIDCTKKSEPGCYNPSEFRCNASMDIHTRQSLLEDIK; from the exons ATGTCTAATTCAGCGGATGAGATAACGATTCCGCCGCAGCTGACGAAGAAAGTTAAGCTCAGCAGCGAGTGTGAAAATGAAGATAGACTCAGTGACTTGCCCGAAAGTGTTATCCTTCACATTCTCTCCTTTCTGAACACCAAACATGCTGTTCAAACTTGTGTTTTATCCCCAATATATAAAGATCTTTGGAAACGTCTTCCTGCTCTTACATTGCATAATAGAGACTTTCGTAATTTCAAGATATTCACCACATTCGTGTCTAAGATTTTATCTCTTCGTGATTCCTCTATCTCACTTCAGTCTCTTGATTTTCAGCGTCATAATGGCCGCTTTGAGCCTCAACTTAAAAAGATTGTGAATTACGCTATTTCACACAATGTCCAGCGGTTACAACTTTGTGTCAATTGTGACATTGCGCAAATTCCTCATAGCCTATTTTCATTTCAGCCTTTAACACATCTTGAGCTTTCTATTGTGCAACGTGATAGACATAGTGAAACAGAGTTCCCAAACTCATTCAGTTTGCCTGCATTAACACATCTACAGCTTTCTGTTGCGCAAAGGGATAGAAATCTTAAAACTCAGTTCCTAAACTCTCTTAGTTTGCCTGCATTAACACATCTAATGCTTTCTGGTTATTCAAATCTGTTTCCGGATTCTCTTGATTTACCGGCGTTAACTAGCTTGCAACTAGGGCACTTTACGTTTTGTGTCAGTGGTAACAATTGCGCTGAACCATTTTCTAACTTTAGTAGGTTGAGTAGTTTGCTCATTTCTGATTGTACCGTGAAAGGTAAACTTTGTATATCAAGTGCGACGCTTGTTAATTTTACGATGTACAATCACTCGGAAGACTTTTACATGATTGAGCTATGCACTCCAAGTCTTTGTGCGTTTACTTTTAATGGTACTCCTTATCAGAGAATCATTGGGAGCAATATTTCTTCTCTTAAACATGTAGATATCCATGCAGAAATACATTCAGATACTGAGGCACCTCCTCTGTTTCTATACAGCTGGCTCCTAGAGTTTGCTGATATAAAATCATTGACAGTCACTGCAACTGCTCTTCAG GTTCTCTGCTTATTTCCTGATCTGTTAAAGCATAAACACCGTTCCTTGGGTAAGTTGAAGTCAATGAAAGTGgaaattgatgaaattttgtATGGACTTCGCTTGACACTATGCGAGTACAAGTTAAAGACAGTGAAGTCAAAGAAAGAAGCTACCAGGATAAAAAAAGCATATGCATCAGGATCGGAACCGTCTCCACCAGTACCTGATGGGATAGTGGACTTCTTGCGTCAAAATTCGCCCACAGCAAAAGTTGACTTCATAGATTGCACAAAAAAATCT GAACCTGGTTGTTATAATCCTTCAGAGTTCAGATGCAATGCAAGTATGGACATACATACTAGGCAAAGTTTATTAGAAGATATTAAGTGA
- the LOC112420161 gene encoding putative nuclease HARBI1 gives MSPKAFVNLCTLLRDHGGLTHTRRASIEEQVAKFLHTVGHNVRNRVLSFFFRRLGETISRHFHRVLDALIELEDKFLKQPDGTQVPLEIRNNNRFYPYFKDCIGAIDCTHIRVKVPTELALRYRGRKDYPTQNVLAACTFDLKFTYVLVGWEGTASDSRIVKSALTRRYPLKVPQGKYYLADAGFPLKACLITPYREERYHLQEYSRNPPRNPRELFNNRHSSLRMSIECAFGVLKKRFPILQTSTKPTFRIKTQNKIIVACCILHNYLMTEDPNQNLIDEVRHELTNESGLQEGHQAQRENNDDTARGELVRADVTGSMWITY, from the exons ATGAGTCCCAAAGCTTTCGTAAACTTGTGCACCTTATTACGAGATCACGGTGGGCTTACACATACACGAAGAGCATCTATCGAGGAACAAGTAGCCAAATTTCTTCACACAGTCGGACATAACGTCAGAAATCGTGTGTTGTCCTTCTTCTTTAGACGCTTAGGTGAAACAATTAGTCGTCATTTTCATAGAGTATTAGATGCTTTGATAGAATTGGAAGACAAATTTTTGAAACAACCTGATGGAACACAAGTGCCTCTAGAGATACGTAACAACAATAGGTTCTACCCATATTTCAAG GATTGTATCGGAGCAATTGACTGTACACATATACGTGTCAAAGTTCCAACAGAACTTGCACTTAGATACCGTGGTAGAAAAGATTACCCTACACAAAATGTACTCGCTGCGTGCACATTTGACTTGAAATTTACATATGTCTTGGTTGGATGGGAAGGAACAGCATCAGACTCAAGAATAGTAAAGAGTGCTTTGACACGTCGGTATCCTCTTAAAGTCCCGCAAG GAAAATATTATCTTGCTGATGCGGGGTTTCCTTTAAAGGCATGTCTCATCACACCTTATAGGGAAGAACGTTACCACTTACAAGAATATTCTAGAAATCCACCTCGAAACCCTCGCGAGTTGTTCAACAATCGACATTCATCGTTAAGAATGTCTATTGAATGTGCATTTGGAGTGTTGAAGAAGAGATTTCCAATTCTGCAAACTTCAACTAAACCCACATTTAgaattaaaactcaaaataaaatcattgttGCTTGTTGCATCTTACACAATTATTTGATGACTGAAGACCCTAACCAGAATCTAATAGACGAGGTGCGTCACGAGCTCACAAATGAAAGCGGTTTGCAAGAGGGACATCAAGCTCAAAGAGAAAACAATGATGATACAGCTAGAGGAGAGCTAGTTAGAGCTGATGTTACTGGTTCAATGTGGATAACTTACTAA
- the LOC112419977 gene encoding uncharacterized protein, with translation MEESSKRPRKCKGPDTCNWTLAMDEVLIDAYLHQHTLGNKNGNSLTSFAMDSIFQELKTHFPDKPITKDKIKDHMKNIKAKFNPCYDVFKNGLSGFAWNAETNMWIAEDEVWESLIKTKPVAAEWKNKPIMF, from the exons aTGGAAGAAAGTTCAAAGAGGCCAAGGAAATGCAAAGGTCCTGATACTTGTAATTGGACTTTAGCTATGGATGAGGTATTGATTGATGCATATTTGCATCAACATACTCTGGGAAATAAAAATGGTAACAGTCTGACATCATTTGCAATGGATAGTATTTTTCAAGAGCTGAAAACTCACTTTCCAGACAAGCCAATTACTAAAGACAAGATTAAAGATCACATGAAAAATATCAAAGCAAAGTTCAATCCTTGTTATGATGTTTTCAAGAATGGTCTGAGTGGGTTTGCATGGAATGCAGAGACAAATATGTGGATTGCTGAAGATGAAGTCTGGGAAAGTCTAATTAAG ACAAAACCCGTAGCTGCTGAGTGGAAAAATAAGCCTATTATGTTTTAA
- the LOC25488976 gene encoding FBD-associated F-box protein At1g60410, whose translation MSNSEDEIMIPPPPTKKVKLSSECENEDRLSDLPESVILHILSFLNTKDAVQTCVLSPIYKDLWKRLPALTLHNRDFRTFKIFTTFVSKILSLRDSSISLQSLDFQRHNGRFEPQLKKIVNYAISHNVQQLQLCVTCDIAQIPHSLFSFQPLTHLELSIVQRDKHSETEFPNSFSLPALTHLKLSAAQWDRNRKRQFLNSLSLPALTHLMLSGYSNHENLFPDSLDLPALTSLQLEHFTFCVSGNNCAEPFSTFSRLSSLLISDCTVKGKENLRISSVTLVNFTTYNFSEDYYKIELCTPSLCTFTFNGIPYQRIIGSNISSLKHVDIHAEVNSDTEAPPLFLYSWLLEFADIKSLTLTATALQVLYLFPDLLKHKHHSLGKLKSLKVEIDEILYGVRLTLCEFKLKTVKSKKEAARIKKAYASGSEPSPTVPDGIVDFLRQNSPSAEVDFVDCTRKPVRPRHL comes from the exons ATGTCTAATTCAGAGGATGAGATCATGATTCCGCCGCCGCCGACGAAGAAAGTTAAGCTCAGCAGCGAGTGTGAAAATGAAGATAGACTCAGTGACTTGCCCGAAAGTGTTATCCTTCACATTCTCTCCTTTCTGAACACCAAAGACGCTGTTCAAACTTGTGTTTTATCCCCAATATATAAGGATCTTTGGAAACGTCTTCCTGCTCTTACATTGCATAATAGAGACTTTCGTACTTTCAAGATATTCACCACATTCGTGTCTAAGATTTTATCTCTTCGTGATTCCTCTATCTCACTTCAGTCTCTTGATTTTCAGCGTCATAATGGCCGCTTTGAGCCTCAACTTAAAAAGATTGTGAATTACGCTATTTCACACAATGTCCAGCAGTTACAACTTTGTGTCACTTGTGACATTGCGCAAATTCCTCATAGCTTATTTTCATTTCAGCCTTTAACACATCTTGAGCTTTCTATTGTGCAACGTGATAAACATAGTGAAACAGAGTTCCCAAACTCATTCAGTTTGCCTGCATTAACACATCTAAAGCTGTCTGCTGCGCAATGGGATAGAAATCGTAAAAGACAGTTCCTAAACTCTCTTAGTTTGCCTGCATTAACACATCTAATGCTTTCTGGTTATTCAAATCATGAAAATCTGTTTCCGGATTCTCTTGATTTACCGGCATTAACTAGCTTGCAACTAGAGCACTTTACGTTTTGTGTCAGTGGTAACAATTGCGCTGAACCATTTTCTACCTTTAGTAGGTTGAGTAGTTTGCTCATTTCTGATTGTACCGTGAAAGGTAAAGAAAACCTCCGCATATCAAGTGTGACGCTTGTCAATTTTACCACATACAATTTCTCAGAAGACTATTACAAGATTGAGCTATGTACTCCAAGTCTTTGTACGTTTACTTTTAATGGTATTCCTTATCAGAGAATCATTGGGAGCAATATTTCTTCTCTTAAACATGTAGATATTCATGCAGAAGTAAATTCAGATACTGAGGCACCTCCTCTTTTTCTATACAGCTGGCTGTTAGAGTTTGCTGATATAAAGTCATTGACACTCACTGCAACTGCTCTTCAG GTTCTCTACTTATTTCCTGATCTGTTAAAGCATAAACACCATTCCTTGGGTAAGTTGAAGTCACTGAAAGTGgaaattgatgaaattttgtATGGAGTTCGCTTGACACTATGCGAGTTCAAGTTAAAGACAGTGAAGTCAAAGAAAGAAGCTGCCAGGATAAAAAAAGCATATGCATCAGGATCGGAACCGTCTCCAACAGTACCTGATGGGATAGTGGACTTCTTGCGTCAAAATTCGCCCTCGGCAGAAGTTGACTTCGTAGATTGCACAAGAAAACCTGTTAGACCAAGACATTTATAA